From one Bacteroides fragilis NCTC 9343 genomic stretch:
- the tsf gene encoding translation elongation factor Ts: protein MAVTMADITKLRKMTGAGMMDCKNALTDAEGDFDKAMKIIREKGQAVAAKRSDREASEGCVLVKVEEGFGAIIALKCETDFVAQNADFVKLTQDILDAAVANKCKTLEEVLALPMGDATVAQAVTDRTGITGEKMELDGYMVLEGATIAAYNHMNRNGLCTMVAFNKKVDEQLAKQVAMQVAAMNPIAVDEDGVSEEVKQKEIEVAVEKTKVEQVQKAVEAALKKANINPAHVDSEDHMESNMAKGWITAEDVAKAKEIIATVSAEKAANMPEQMIQNIAKGRLAKFLKEVCLLNQEDIMDAKKTVREVLKEADPELKVVDFKRFTLRAE, encoded by the coding sequence ATGGCTGTAACAATGGCTGATATAACCAAGCTCCGCAAAATGACCGGTGCTGGTATGATGGACTGCAAAAATGCGTTGACTGATGCTGAAGGCGATTTCGACAAAGCAATGAAGATCATCCGCGAAAAAGGACAGGCAGTTGCTGCAAAACGTTCTGACCGTGAGGCTTCTGAAGGTTGTGTTTTGGTAAAAGTAGAAGAAGGTTTCGGTGCTATCATCGCTTTGAAGTGCGAAACTGACTTTGTTGCTCAGAATGCTGACTTCGTGAAACTGACTCAGGATATTCTGGACGCTGCTGTAGCTAACAAGTGCAAGACTCTGGAAGAAGTTTTGGCTCTTCCGATGGGTGATGCTACTGTAGCTCAGGCTGTAACAGACAGAACCGGTATCACTGGTGAAAAGATGGAGTTGGATGGTTACATGGTTTTGGAAGGCGCTACAATTGCTGCTTACAACCATATGAACAGAAACGGTCTTTGCACCATGGTTGCTTTCAACAAGAAAGTTGACGAGCAGCTGGCTAAGCAAGTAGCTATGCAGGTTGCTGCTATGAATCCGATCGCAGTTGATGAAGATGGTGTTTCTGAAGAAGTGAAGCAGAAAGAAATCGAAGTGGCTGTTGAAAAGACTAAAGTAGAACAGGTGCAGAAAGCTGTAGAAGCTGCTTTGAAGAAAGCTAATATCAATCCGGCTCATGTGGACAGTGAAGACCACATGGAAAGCAACATGGCTAAAGGCTGGATTACAGCTGAAGATGTTGCAAAGGCAAAAGAAATCATTGCTACTGTTTCAGCTGAGAAGGCTGCAAATATGCCTGAACAAATGATTCAGAACATTGCTAAAGGACGTTTGGCTAAGTTCTTGAAAGAAGTTTGCTTGCTGAATCAGGAAGACATCATGGATGCCAAGAAGACAGTGAGAGAAGTGTTGAAAGAAGCTGATCCTGAATTGAAGGTTGTTGATTTCAAACGTTTCACTTTGAGAGCTGAATAA
- the rpsB gene encoding 30S ribosomal protein S2: MSRTNFDTLLEAGCHFGHLKRKWNPAMAPYIFMERNGIHIIDLHKTVAKVDEAAEALKQIAKSGKKVLFVATKKQAKQVVAEKAASVNMPYVIERWPGGMLTNFPTIRKAVKKMTTIDKLTADGTYSNLSKREILQISRQRAKLDKTLGSIADLTRLPSALFVIDVMKENIAVREANRLGIPVFGIVDTNSDPTNIDFVIPANDDATKSVEVILDACCAAMIEGLEERKAEKIDMEAAGEAPANKGKKKSAKARLDKSDEEAINAAKAAAFLKEDEEA, encoded by the coding sequence ATGTCAAGAACAAATTTTGATACATTATTGGAAGCCGGTTGCCACTTCGGACACCTTAAAAGAAAGTGGAACCCTGCAATGGCTCCTTATATTTTTATGGAACGCAATGGTATTCATATCATTGACCTCCACAAAACAGTTGCAAAAGTTGATGAAGCCGCAGAGGCTCTGAAACAGATTGCAAAATCAGGCAAGAAAGTCCTTTTTGTTGCTACTAAAAAACAAGCTAAACAGGTAGTGGCTGAAAAAGCTGCATCTGTAAACATGCCTTATGTTATCGAACGTTGGCCGGGTGGTATGTTAACTAACTTCCCTACTATCCGTAAGGCAGTGAAGAAGATGACTACTATCGACAAGTTGACTGCTGATGGTACTTACTCAAACTTGTCAAAGAGAGAAATTCTTCAGATTTCTCGTCAGCGTGCTAAGCTGGACAAGACTTTGGGTTCTATCGCTGACCTGACTCGTCTGCCGTCTGCTTTGTTCGTTATCGATGTAATGAAAGAAAATATCGCTGTTCGCGAAGCTAACCGTTTGGGTATTCCTGTATTTGGTATCGTTGATACTAACTCGGATCCTACAAACATTGACTTCGTAATTCCGGCAAATGATGACGCTACTAAATCAGTAGAAGTTATCCTCGATGCTTGCTGTGCTGCAATGATCGAAGGTCTGGAAGAAAGAAAAGCTGAAAAGATCGATATGGAAGCTGCCGGTGAAGCTCCTGCTAACAAGGGCAAAAAGAAATCAGCTAAGGCTAGACTCGATAAATCTGACGAAGAAGCAATCAACGCAGCTAAAGCTGCTGCTTTCCTGAAAGAAGACGAAGAGGCTTAA
- the rpsI gene encoding 30S ribosomal protein S9: MEVVNALGRRKRAIARVFVSEGTGKITINKRDLAEYFPSTILQYVVKQPLNKLGVAEKYDIKVNLCGGGFTGQSQALRLAIARALVKINAEDKPALRSEGFMTRDPRSVERKKPGQPKARRRFQFSKR, from the coding sequence ATGGAAGTAGTAAATGCATTAGGCAGACGTAAACGTGCTATTGCACGCGTATTCGTAAGCGAAGGTACAGGAAAGATTACTATTAACAAGAGAGACCTTGCAGAGTACTTTCCATCAACTATTCTTCAGTATGTTGTTAAACAACCATTGAACAAGCTTGGTGTTGCTGAGAAGTATGACATCAAAGTGAACCTGTGCGGTGGTGGTTTTACTGGTCAGTCTCAGGCTTTGCGTTTAGCTATTGCCCGTGCACTGGTTAAGATCAACGCTGAAGATAAGCCGGCACTTCGTTCTGAAGGCTTCATGACACGTGATCCTCGTTCTGTTGAACGTAAGAAACCGGGTCAGCCGAAAGCTCGTAGAAGATTCCAGTTCAGCAAGCGTTAA
- the rplM gene encoding 50S ribosomal protein L13: protein MDTLSYKTISANKATVTKEWVIVDATDQTLGRLGAKVAKLLRGKYKPNFTPHVDCGDNVIIINADKVKLSGNKWNDRVYLSYTGYPGGQREMTPARLIAKPNGEDRLLRKVVKGMLPKNRLGAKLLSNMYVYAGSEHKHDAQNPKAIDINSLK, encoded by the coding sequence GTGGATACTTTAAGTTACAAGACCATTTCTGCAAACAAGGCAACTGTAACCAAAGAATGGGTTATCGTTGATGCTACAGACCAAACTTTAGGTCGTCTGGGAGCAAAAGTTGCGAAACTGTTGAGAGGAAAGTATAAACCAAACTTTACTCCTCATGTAGACTGCGGTGATAACGTTATTATCATCAATGCAGACAAAGTTAAATTAAGTGGTAACAAATGGAATGACAGAGTTTATTTGTCTTATACTGGCTACCCGGGTGGTCAGAGAGAAATGACTCCTGCTCGTTTGATCGCCAAACCTAACGGTGAAGACAGATTACTGAGAAAAGTAGTGAAGGGCATGCTTCCGAAGAACAGACTGGGAGCTAAGTTGCTGAGCAATATGTATGTTTACGCAGGTAGCGAACACAAACACGATGCTCAGAACCCGAAAGCAATTGATATAAACTCACTTAAATAA
- a CDS encoding DUF4488 domain-containing protein, which produces MKKLYFFTMLAAMLFAVTNVMAQKANFKPANLKGIWQLCHYVSESPDAPGVLKPSNTFKVLSDDGRIVNFTIRPGADAIITGYGSYEQLSDHTYAESIEKNIHLPMLDNQDNVLTFELVDDKVLHLKYFIEKDLNGNELNCWYKETWKRIEMPDKFPEDIVR; this is translated from the coding sequence ATGAAAAAGCTTTATTTCTTTACCATGCTGGCGGCGATGCTGTTTGCGGTAACAAATGTGATGGCACAAAAGGCTAACTTTAAGCCAGCTAATCTGAAAGGAATCTGGCAATTGTGCCACTATGTTTCAGAAAGTCCGGATGCTCCGGGTGTACTTAAACCGAGTAATACTTTCAAAGTACTGAGTGACGATGGAAGAATTGTGAATTTCACGATTCGTCCCGGAGCAGATGCTATTATAACGGGGTATGGTAGCTACGAGCAGTTGTCGGATCATACATACGCTGAAAGCATTGAAAAGAATATTCATTTGCCGATGCTCGACAATCAGGATAATGTTCTTACTTTCGAACTCGTTGATGATAAAGTATTGCATCTTAAATATTTTATAGAGAAGGATCTGAATGGCAATGAACTGAATTGCTGGTATAAAGAGACTTGGAAACGTATTGAGATGCCGGACAAATTCCCGGAAGACATTGTAAGATAA
- the asnS gene encoding asparagine--tRNA ligase, producing MEKISRTKIVDLMKREDFGAMVNVKGWVRTRRGSKQVNFIALNDGSTINNVQVVVDLANFDEEMLKQITTGACLSVNGVLTESVGAGQKAEVQAREIEVLGTCDNTYPLQKKGHSMEFLREIAHLRPRTNTFGAVFRIRHNMAIAIHKFFHEKGFFYFHTPIITASDCEGAGQMFQVTTMNLYDLKKDANGSIVYDDDFFGKQASLTVSGQLEGELAATALGAIYTFGPTFRAENSNTPRHLAEFWMIEPEVAFNEIQENMDLAEEFIKYCVRWALDNCADDVKFLNDMFDKGLIERLEGVLKEDFVRLPYTEGIKILEEAVAKGHKFEFPVYWGVDLASEHERYLVEDHFKRPVILTDYPKEIKAFYMKQNEDGKTVRAMDVLFPKIGEIIGGSERESDYNKLMTRIEEMHIPMKDMWWYLDTRKFGTCPHSGFGLGFERLLLFVTGMSNIRDVIPFPRTPRNADF from the coding sequence ATGGAAAAGATTAGTAGAACAAAAATTGTCGACCTGATGAAGCGCGAAGATTTTGGCGCTATGGTCAATGTGAAAGGATGGGTTCGCACCCGCAGAGGCAGCAAACAAGTTAACTTTATCGCACTGAATGACGGTTCTACAATAAATAATGTGCAGGTCGTAGTCGATCTGGCGAACTTTGATGAAGAGATGCTGAAGCAAATCACGACCGGTGCTTGTCTGAGCGTGAACGGTGTGTTGACGGAGTCGGTAGGCGCCGGACAGAAGGCTGAAGTGCAGGCTCGTGAAATTGAAGTGCTGGGAACTTGTGACAATACGTATCCACTACAGAAGAAAGGGCACTCTATGGAGTTTTTGCGTGAGATAGCCCATTTGCGTCCGCGTACCAATACTTTTGGAGCAGTATTCCGTATTCGTCACAATATGGCTATTGCTATCCATAAATTCTTCCATGAAAAGGGATTCTTCTATTTTCATACACCTATCATTACAGCGTCTGACTGTGAAGGTGCCGGACAGATGTTTCAGGTGACTACCATGAACCTGTATGATCTGAAAAAAGATGCAAACGGTTCTATCGTGTATGATGATGACTTCTTTGGCAAACAAGCCAGTTTGACTGTTTCGGGACAGTTGGAAGGTGAGTTAGCTGCTACCGCTTTAGGTGCAATCTATACGTTTGGTCCTACTTTCCGTGCCGAAAATTCTAACACTCCGCGTCACTTGGCCGAGTTTTGGATGATTGAACCGGAGGTAGCTTTCAACGAAATTCAGGAGAATATGGATTTGGCTGAAGAGTTCATTAAATATTGTGTGAGATGGGCTTTGGATAACTGCGCAGATGATGTGAAATTCCTGAACGACATGTTCGATAAAGGATTAATTGAACGTTTGGAAGGTGTACTTAAAGAAGACTTCGTCCGTCTGCCATACACGGAAGGTATTAAAATACTGGAAGAAGCTGTTGCCAAAGGACATAAATTCGAATTCCCGGTTTACTGGGGAGTTGATTTGGCTTCTGAACACGAGCGTTATCTGGTGGAAGACCACTTTAAACGTCCGGTGATCCTGACTGACTATCCGAAGGAAATAAAGGCCTTCTATATGAAACAGAATGAGGATGGTAAGACTGTGCGTGCCATGGATGTACTTTTCCCTAAAATCGGAGAGATCATTGGCGGTTCGGAACGTGAGTCTGATTATAACAAATTGATGACGCGTATTGAAGAAATGCATATTCCGATGAAGGATATGTGGTGGTATCTGGATACTCGTAAGTTCGGTACTTGTCCTCACTCCGGATTCGGACTGGGATTTGAACGCTTGTTGCTCTTCGTGACGGGTATGTCTAATATCCGCGATGTAATTCCGTTCCCGCGTACCCCACGTAATGCCGATTTTTAA
- a CDS encoding pseudouridine synthase — MSTENEEWREDSKSENTDAGRDGNRSFNREGGYSRPSYNREGGDRPYRPRFNSNSEDRPQRSYGDRPQRPSYNREGGDRPYRPRFNSEGGDRPQRSYGDRPQRPSYNREGGDRPYRPRFNSEGGDRPQRSYGDRPQRPSYNREGGDRPYRPRFNSEGGDRPQRSYGDRPQRPSYNRGGGDRPYRPRYNNDNRSQGFSRPIRRTGDYDPNAKYSKKKQIEYKEQFVDPNEPIRLNKFLANAGVCSRREADEFITAGVVSVNGEVVTELGTKIKRADVVKFHDETVSIERKVYVLLNKPKDCVTTSDDPQARLTVMDLVKGACAERIYPVGRLDRNTTGVLLLTNDGDLASKLTHPKYLKKKIYHVYLDKNLTKADMDQIAAGIQLEDGEIHADAISYSDEVKRDQVGIEIHSGKNRIVRRIFESLGYKVVKLDRVFFAGLTKKGLRRGEWRYLTEQEVNFLRMGSFE, encoded by the coding sequence ATGAGCACAGAAAACGAAGAATGGCGCGAAGACTCCAAGAGTGAGAATACGGACGCCGGCCGTGATGGTAACAGAAGTTTTAACAGAGAAGGCGGATACAGTCGTCCTTCATACAATCGTGAAGGTGGCGACCGTCCTTATCGTCCGAGATTTAATAGTAATAGTGAAGATCGTCCTCAGCGTTCTTATGGTGATCGTCCGCAACGTCCTTCATATAATCGTGAAGGTGGCGACCGTCCCTATCGTCCGCGTTTTAACAGCGAGGGTGGTGACCGTCCTCAGCGTTCCTATGGCGACCGTCCGCAACGTCCTTCATATAATCGTGAAGGTGGTGACCGTCCCTATCGTCCGCGTTTTAACAGCGAAGGTGGTGACCGTCCTCAGCGTTCTTATGGCGACCGTCCGCAACGTCCTTCATATAACCGTGAAGGTGGCGACCGTCCCTACCGTCCGCGCTTTAACAGCGAAGGTGGTGATCGTCCTCAGCGTTCCTATGGCGACCGTCCGCAACGTCCTTCATACAATCGTGGAGGCGGTGACCGTCCCTATCGTCCGAGATACAATAACGATAACAGATCGCAGGGATTCTCACGTCCGATACGTCGTACGGGGGATTACGATCCGAATGCTAAATACAGTAAGAAAAAACAGATTGAATACAAAGAACAATTTGTTGATCCGAATGAACCGATCCGTCTGAATAAGTTCCTGGCTAATGCAGGAGTCTGCTCTCGTCGTGAAGCTGATGAATTTATCACGGCAGGTGTAGTTTCTGTCAATGGAGAGGTTGTTACAGAGTTGGGTACAAAGATCAAGCGCGCTGATGTGGTGAAGTTTCACGATGAAACCGTTAGTATTGAGCGTAAGGTGTATGTGTTGCTGAACAAGCCGAAAGATTGTGTAACTACTTCAGATGATCCTCAGGCTCGTCTGACTGTTATGGATCTGGTAAAAGGGGCCTGCGCTGAGCGTATTTATCCGGTAGGACGTCTGGACCGTAACACAACAGGTGTATTGCTGTTGACTAATGATGGTGATTTAGCTTCTAAACTGACACATCCGAAATACCTGAAGAAAAAAATCTATCATGTATATTTGGATAAGAATCTGACTAAGGCAGATATGGACCAGATTGCAGCCGGTATTCAGCTGGAAGATGGTGAAATCCATGCGGATGCCATCAGTTATTCTGACGAGGTGAAACGTGATCAAGTGGGTATCGAAATCCACTCCGGAAAGAATCGTATCGTCCGTCGTATATTTGAATCGTTGGGTTACAAGGTGGTGAAACTTGACCGTGTATTCTTTGCCGGACTGACTAAAAAAGGATTGCGCCGTGGTGAGTGGCGTTATCTTACAGAACAGGAAGTTAACTTCCTCCGGATGGGATCTTTTGAATAA